A single region of the Manihot esculenta cultivar AM560-2 chromosome 12, M.esculenta_v8, whole genome shotgun sequence genome encodes:
- the LOC110628288 gene encoding 40S ribosomal protein S7, translated as MYTAKQKIHKDKDAEPSEFEESVAQAFFDLENTNQELKSDMKDLYINSAIQIDVAGNRKAVVIHVPFRLRKAYRKIHVRLVRELEKKFSGKDVILIATRRILRPPKKGSAVQRPRSRTLTAVHEAMLEDIVLPAEIVGKRTRYRIDGSKIMKVFLDPKERNNTEYKLETFAAVYRKLSGKDVVFEFPVTEA; from the exons ATGTATACTGCAAAGCAGAAGATTCACAAGGACAAGGATGCTGAACCCTCTGAATTTGAGGAGTCTGTTGCTCAG GCTTTCTTTGATCTGGAAAATACCAACCAGGAGCTGAAGAGTGACATGAAGGATCTCTACATAAATTCAGCAAT CCAAATTGATGTTGCTGGGAATAGAAAAGCTGTCGTTATCCATGTTCCTTTCAGATTGAGGAAAGCTTACAGAAAGATTCACGTTAGGCTTGTGAGAGAACTTGAGAAGAAATTCAGTGGAAAG GATGTAATCCTGATTGCTACCAGGAGGATATTAAGGCCTCCAAAGAAAGGCTCAGCTGTTCAAAGGCCTCGCAGCCGCACACTTACTGCTGTGCATGAGGCAATGCTGGAAGATATTGTACTGCCTGCTGAAATTGTTGGCAAGCGCACGAGATATCGCATTGATGGATCTAAGATAATGAAG GTTTTCTTGGACCCAAAGGAGCGAAACAACACAGAGTACAAGTTGGAGACTTTTGCTGCAGTTTACAGGAAGCTTTCAGGCAAAGATGTTGTGTTTGAGTTTCCAGTAACAGAGGCATAA
- the LOC110628287 gene encoding 40S ribosomal protein S7 gives MYTTRQKIHKDKDAEPTEFEESVAQAFFDLENTNQELKSDLKDLYINSAIQVDVAGNRKAVVIHVPYRLRKAYRKVHVRLVRELEKKFSGKDVILIATRRILRPPKKGSAVQRPRSRTLTAVHEAMLEDIVLPAEIVGKRTRYRIDGSKIMKVFLDPKERNNTEYKLETFAAVYRKLSGKDVVFEFPVTEA, from the exons ATGTATACTACAAGGCAGAAGATTCATAAGGATAAGGATGCTGAACCCACAGAATTTGAGGAGTCTGTTGCACAG GCTTTCTTTGATCTGGAAAACACCAACCAGGAGCTGAAAAGTGACCTGAAGGATCTCTACATAAATTCAGCTAT CCAAGTTGATGTTGCTGGGAATCGGAAGGCTGTTGTTATCCATGTTCCTTACAGATTGAGGAAGGCTTACAGAAAGGTTCATGTTAGACTTGTGAGAGAACTTGAGAAGAAGTTCAGTGGGAAG GATGTGATCCTTATTGCTACCAGGAGGATATTAAGGCCTCCAAAGAAAGGTTCAGCTGTTCAAAGGCCTCGTAGCCGCACACTTACTGCTGTGCACGAGGCAATGCTTGAGGATATTGTACTGCCTGCTGAAATTGTTGGGAAGCGGACCAGATATCGAATTGATGGGTCTAAGATAATGAAG GTCTTCTTGGACCCAAAGGAGCGAAACAACACAGAGTACAAGTTGGAGACTTTTGCTGCAGTTTATAGGAAGCTTTCAGGCAAAGATGTTGTGTTCGAGTTTCCAGTAACAGAGGCATAA